One genomic region from Nostoc sphaeroides encodes:
- the pruA gene encoding L-glutamate gamma-semialdehyde dehydrogenase, translating to MVLQVETSTYEAKTQEIAKQLLAATQENRSFFSSLRDQMRWDDKLLAWAMSNPGLRVQLFRFIDTLPALHSKSEIASHLQEYLGDESVELPAALKGMLNFANPDSMPGQVAATTVGTAVETLAHKYISGENIKQVIKTVERLRKEKMAFTIDLLGEAVITEAEAQSYLERYLELMQQLVEASKNWAAIPAIDEADGEAISKVQVSVKLTAFYSQFDPLDAKGSEERVSDRIRILLRRAKELGASVHFDMEQYAYKDITLSILKKLLLEEEFRQRTDIGITIQAYLRDSEQDTKDVIYWLKERGYPLTIRLVKGAYWDQETIKAAQKHWPQPVYNDKAATDANFETITQLLLENHQYVYSAIGSHNVRSHSRAIAIAESLNVPRRRFELQVLYGMGDKVAKALVDRGYRVRVYCPYGELLPGMAYLIRRLLENTANSSFLRQNLENRPIEELLAPPIVKEEKNSLTPNEQTRLIASLQTPNSDFLGAADTDYAQEEVRTKAAQAFQSVRQQLGKTYLPLINGEYVNPPEFVDSLNPSNFSEVVGKVGLISVEQAEQAMQAAKAAFPGWKKTPAKQRADILRKAGDLMELRRAELSAWIVLEVGKPVKEADGEVSEAIDFCRYYADEIERLDKGVNYDIPGETNRYIYQPRGIIVVISPWNFPLAIACGMTVAALVSGNCTLLKPAETSSVIAAKFTEILVDAGFPKGVFQYVPGKGSQVGAYLVNHPDTHVIAFTGSQEVGCRIYAEAAILKPGQKHMKRVIAEMGGKNAIIVDESADLDQAVVGVVQSAFGYSGQKCSAASRVIVLQPIYDAFVQRLVEATKSLNIGEAELPSTQVGPVIDANARDRIREYIEKGKAEAQLALELPAPEQGYFIGPVIFSEVSPNAVISQEEIFGPVLAVIRVKDFQEALAVANGTNYALTGGLYSRTPSHIQQAQVEFEVGNLYINRNITGAIVGRQPFGGFKLSGVGSKAGGPDYLLQFLEPRAVTENIQRQGFAPIEGAD from the coding sequence GTGGTATTACAAGTAGAAACAAGCACCTACGAAGCTAAAACCCAAGAAATTGCTAAACAACTTCTAGCAGCAACGCAGGAAAATCGTTCGTTTTTTTCTTCCCTGCGGGATCAAATGCGCTGGGATGATAAATTACTCGCTTGGGCGATGAGTAATCCTGGGTTGCGGGTGCAACTATTTCGCTTTATAGATACGCTACCTGCTTTACACAGTAAATCAGAAATTGCCTCACATTTACAAGAATATTTAGGCGATGAATCTGTAGAATTACCGGCAGCTTTGAAGGGGATGCTAAACTTTGCTAACCCAGACTCGATGCCAGGACAAGTTGCTGCGACAACCGTTGGTACAGCCGTTGAAACTCTTGCTCATAAATATATTTCTGGGGAAAATATTAAACAAGTCATCAAAACAGTTGAACGACTACGAAAAGAGAAAATGGCTTTCACCATCGATTTACTTGGTGAAGCAGTAATTACCGAAGCCGAAGCGCAGTCTTATCTAGAACGCTATCTAGAATTAATGCAACAATTGGTGGAAGCATCGAAGAATTGGGCAGCTATCCCGGCTATTGATGAAGCTGATGGCGAAGCAATCTCAAAAGTTCAGGTTTCTGTTAAATTAACGGCGTTTTATTCCCAATTTGACCCATTAGATGCTAAGGGTAGTGAGGAGAGAGTTAGCGATCGCATTCGTATTCTCTTACGTCGTGCTAAAGAATTAGGCGCATCTGTCCATTTTGATATGGAACAGTATGCCTACAAGGATATAACTCTTAGCATCCTGAAAAAACTGCTCTTAGAAGAAGAGTTTCGGCAACGCACAGACATTGGCATAACTATTCAAGCATATCTGCGTGATAGTGAGCAAGATACCAAAGACGTAATTTATTGGTTAAAAGAACGCGGCTATCCCCTAACAATCCGCTTGGTGAAAGGCGCATATTGGGATCAGGAAACTATCAAAGCAGCCCAAAAGCATTGGCCACAGCCAGTTTACAACGACAAAGCCGCAACTGATGCTAACTTTGAAACCATCACTCAATTGTTGCTAGAAAATCATCAATATGTGTATTCTGCCATTGGTAGCCATAATGTGCGATCGCACTCTCGCGCCATTGCCATAGCTGAAAGTTTAAATGTCCCCCGCCGTCGCTTTGAATTGCAAGTCCTCTACGGTATGGGCGATAAAGTTGCCAAGGCGTTGGTTGACAGGGGTTATCGAGTCAGAGTTTACTGTCCTTATGGTGAATTATTACCTGGAATGGCGTATTTAATTCGGCGGTTGTTAGAAAATACCGCCAATAGTTCTTTTTTACGCCAAAATCTCGAAAATCGACCGATTGAAGAATTATTAGCACCGCCAATCGTCAAAGAGGAGAAAAACTCTTTAACTCCTAACGAACAGACGCGATTAATCGCGTCTCTACAAACTCCTAACTCTGATTTCCTCGGTGCTGCTGATACTGATTACGCCCAGGAAGAGGTGAGAACAAAGGCGGCGCAAGCTTTCCAAAGCGTTCGCCAACAGTTGGGTAAAACTTATTTACCCCTAATTAATGGCGAGTATGTTAATCCACCGGAATTTGTTGATTCTCTCAATCCTTCTAATTTCAGTGAGGTAGTTGGTAAAGTTGGGTTAATTAGCGTTGAACAAGCAGAACAGGCGATGCAAGCTGCTAAAGCGGCGTTTCCTGGTTGGAAAAAAACACCAGCGAAACAACGCGCTGATATTTTGCGGAAAGCTGGTGATTTGATGGAACTCCGCCGCGCTGAACTTTCAGCTTGGATAGTTTTGGAAGTTGGGAAACCAGTTAAGGAAGCTGATGGAGAGGTTTCGGAAGCGATAGATTTTTGTCGGTACTACGCTGATGAGATAGAACGGTTAGATAAAGGTGTGAATTACGACATACCTGGCGAAACTAATCGTTATATTTACCAGCCACGAGGAATTATTGTGGTAATTTCTCCTTGGAATTTTCCGCTAGCGATCGCTTGTGGAATGACTGTTGCAGCTTTGGTTTCAGGCAATTGTACTCTCCTAAAACCTGCGGAAACATCTTCTGTAATTGCAGCAAAATTCACAGAAATCTTGGTAGATGCTGGTTTTCCCAAAGGTGTATTTCAATACGTACCTGGCAAGGGTTCGCAAGTCGGCGCTTATTTAGTAAATCATCCAGATACTCATGTAATTGCTTTTACAGGTTCCCAAGAAGTCGGCTGTAGAATTTACGCAGAGGCGGCAATCTTAAAACCCGGACAAAAGCACATGAAACGGGTGATTGCGGAAATGGGTGGCAAGAATGCCATTATTGTCGATGAAAGTGCTGATTTAGACCAAGCTGTTGTGGGGGTTGTGCAGTCAGCATTTGGTTACAGTGGACAAAAATGTTCTGCTGCTTCCAGGGTGATTGTACTGCAACCGATTTATGATGCCTTTGTGCAACGGTTGGTAGAAGCGACAAAATCCTTGAACATTGGGGAAGCAGAGTTACCAAGTACACAAGTTGGGCCAGTAATTGATGCTAATGCCCGCGATCGCATCCGTGAGTATATTGAGAAGGGTAAGGCAGAAGCACAATTAGCCTTGGAATTACCAGCACCCGAACAAGGATATTTTATCGGCCCAGTCATCTTTAGTGAAGTATCGCCAAATGCGGTAATTTCCCAGGAAGAAATTTTTGGCCCGGTGCTGGCGGTAATTAGAGTCAAAGATTTCCAAGAAGCCTTAGCAGTCGCCAACGGTACAAACTACGCCTTAACTGGAGGACTTTATTCTAGAACACCTTCGCACATTCAGCAGGCGCAGGTAGAATTTGAAGTTGGGAATTTGTACATTAACCGTAATATTACAGGAGCGATCGTTGGGCGGCAACCCTTTGGTGGATTCAAACTTTCTGGAGTAGGTTCTAAAGCAGGCGGCCCTGATTACCTTCTGCAATTCCTCGAACCACGCGCGGTAACAGAAAATATTCAACGTCAAGGTTTTGCACCAATTGAAGGTGCAGATTAA
- a CDS encoding calcium-binding protein produces the protein MYNITDFSGIGTSPNPSAAVITEVDTLIFQDIGFTARNLLLTQNGNNLEISFDGDITDDGEVIGTDYDSQDISPFLFEKPIVTLQNFTLENLDNLSTLGNILFYGQTSIKDSFDVVNANSTQQNPFNKNTVTFFNDLNNYVIGFDNSNDVINGQGGNDSINGLSGNDLLRGGAGNDTLMGDVGDDSLKGNTGNDLLLGGTGNDTLIGGVGNDTLKGGAGKDTLNVYGSAGDNLLSGGDGNDSLSASHYFSFEEFGYFAETIYFTSGNNTLKGGDGNDTLDVKGSTGDNLLSGGDGNDSLSASGYRKFDGSFVYYIVGNNTLNGGTGNDTLDANGSRGDNLLSGNDGNDYLSASCDYGRIGFSDSSGNNTLNGGDGNDILDVQGTGDNLLSGGDGNDSLFASGEFESFLGIYKVVGNNILNGGTGNDTLNVDISEGDNLLSGGDDDDYLSASGYFGDEVGYNLTASGNNTLKGGAGNDTLNADISEGDNLLDGGNGNDYLSAVDTSTGDNTLNGGSGNDTLKADNSTIDNLLNGGNGNDYLSAVGTSKGNNTLNGGAGKDTLKVDNSRGDNLLSGGNGNDFLSALAASGNNTLNGGAGSDILIGGKGNDALYGGNGADTFVFNSYNEGVDRIYDFNNATNEGVDSPYESNATNEYIEIRAAGFGGQLSIGVLSANQFTLGTSATTIAQRFIYDNSTGALYFDQDGSADAFTQVKFAQLFGGVSLSEKVFYVTAEY, from the coding sequence ATGTACAATATCACTGATTTCAGTGGTATTGGTACAAGTCCAAATCCATCGGCAGCAGTCATTACCGAAGTTGATACGTTGATATTTCAAGACATTGGCTTTACTGCCCGAAATCTCCTACTTACACAGAATGGTAACAATCTGGAAATTAGCTTTGATGGAGACATAACTGATGATGGAGAGGTAATTGGGACGGATTACGACTCACAAGATATAAGTCCCTTTTTATTTGAGAAGCCAATAGTCACCCTGCAAAATTTTACCCTGGAAAACCTAGATAATCTATCAACTCTGGGCAATATCCTGTTTTATGGACAAACCAGCATCAAGGACAGCTTTGATGTCGTTAATGCCAACTCTACCCAACAGAACCCATTTAATAAGAACACAGTCACCTTTTTTAACGACCTGAATAACTATGTCATCGGCTTTGATAACTCAAATGATGTCATCAATGGCCAGGGCGGTAATGATAGCATCAATGGCTTGAGTGGCAACGACCTGCTGCGCGGTGGTGCGGGAAATGATACTCTCATGGGTGATGTGGGTGATGATTCCCTCAAAGGTAATACTGGTAACGACCTGCTGCTTGGTGGTACGGGCAATGATACTCTGATTGGTGGTGTGGGCAATGATACCCTCAAAGGTGGCGCTGGTAAGGATACCTTAAATGTTTACGGTTCAGCAGGTGATAACCTACTCTCTGGGGGCGATGGTAATGATTCTCTTAGTGCCTCTCACTATTTCTCTTTTGAAGAATTCGGCTATTTTGCAGAAACCATCTATTTCACCTCAGGCAATAACACTCTCAAAGGTGGCGATGGTAACGATACCTTGGATGTTAAAGGTTCAACAGGTGATAACCTACTCTCTGGGGGCGATGGCAATGATTCTCTTAGCGCCTCTGGCTACCGCAAATTCGACGGCTCATTTGTATATTACATTGTTGGCAATAACACCCTCAACGGTGGTACTGGTAACGATACCTTAGATGCTAATGGTTCGAGAGGCGATAACTTACTCTCTGGGAACGATGGCAATGATTATCTCTCTGCCTCTTGCGACTACGGTAGAATAGGCTTCTCTGACTCCTCAGGTAATAACACGCTCAACGGTGGCGATGGTAACGATATCTTAGATGTTCAGGGAACAGGCGATAACCTCCTCTCAGGAGGCGATGGTAATGATTCTCTTTTTGCCTCTGGTGAATTTGAAAGCTTCTTAGGAATCTATAAAGTTGTTGGTAATAACATCCTCAACGGTGGTACTGGTAACGATACCTTGAATGTTGATATTTCAGAAGGCGATAACCTGCTCTCTGGAGGCGATGACGATGATTATCTCTCTGCCTCTGGCTACTTCGGCGACGAGGTAGGATACAATCTTACTGCGTCAGGGAATAACACCCTTAAAGGTGGTGCTGGTAACGATACCTTGAATGCTGACATCTCAGAAGGTGATAACCTACTTGATGGCGGGAATGGCAATGATTACCTCTCTGCCGTTGATACTTCAACAGGCGATAACACCCTCAACGGTGGTTCTGGTAACGACACCTTGAAGGCTGACAATTCAACAATCGATAACCTACTCAATGGCGGGAATGGCAATGATTATCTCTCTGCCGTTGGCACTTCAAAAGGCAATAACACCCTCAACGGTGGTGCTGGTAAAGATACCTTGAAGGTTGACAATTCAAGAGGCGATAATCTACTCTCTGGGGGCAATGGCAATGATTTTCTCTCTGCCCTTGCAGCCTCAGGCAATAACACCCTCAACGGTGGCGCTGGCAGTGATATTCTGATAGGTGGAAAAGGTAATGATGCCCTCTATGGTGGGAATGGTGCTGATACCTTTGTTTTCAATAGTTACAATGAAGGCGTTGATCGTATTTATGACTTCAATAACGCAACGAATGAAGGCGTTGATAGTCCTTATGAGTCCAACGCAACTAATGAATATATTGAGATACGGGCTGCTGGTTTTGGTGGGCAATTATCAATAGGTGTACTCTCAGCGAATCAGTTTACCCTTGGAACATCTGCAACAACGATCGCTCAACGATTTATTTATGATAACAGTACAGGTGCATTGTACTTTGATCAAGATGGCAGTGCAGATGCGTTTACTCAGGTAAAATTTGCACAATTATTTGGTGGAGTGTCACTAAGCGAAAAAGTTTTTTATGTGACTGCTGAATATTGA
- a CDS encoding GNAT family N-acetyltransferase, giving the protein MSNLVIKVADLPEEFPAIAAIRKSVFQEEQGVDPALEFDGKDEISQHLIAYLDQKAVGTTRIRYLDDKTAKIERLAVLSPARGQGIGKKIMIEALEVIANKNIPEVVIHAQEYVKVLYKKLDFVEEGEIFEEAGIPHVIMRKFFQLE; this is encoded by the coding sequence ATGAGTAATTTAGTCATAAAAGTTGCTGATTTACCTGAAGAATTTCCAGCGATCGCAGCAATTAGAAAATCAGTTTTTCAGGAAGAACAAGGGGTAGATCCCGCTTTAGAGTTTGATGGCAAAGATGAAATATCTCAGCATTTGATTGCTTATTTAGATCAGAAAGCTGTGGGTACTACCAGAATTAGATATTTGGATGATAAAACTGCCAAAATAGAAAGACTTGCTGTTTTGTCTCCAGCTAGAGGGCAGGGTATTGGTAAGAAAATTATGATTGAGGCACTAGAGGTTATAGCTAATAAAAATATTCCAGAAGTTGTAATCCATGCCCAAGAGTATGTAAAAGTTTTGTACAAAAAATTGGACTTTGTAGAAGAAGGAGAAATATTTGAAGAAGCTGGGATTCCCCATGTGATAATGAGAAAATTTTTCCAATTAGAATGA
- a CDS encoding GAF domain-containing sensor histidine kinase, whose protein sequence is MQVVSARDITEHKQAQEALQIKENRRRKQSQTLVQLARSKTFQQGDLNAALREITETAARTLLVKRVGVWLYNQERSKLECIDLYDVSTNKHSFGNSLLEKNYPTYFQALEEERTIAVDDAINDIRTQELSESYLSVWGITSLLDAPIWLEGRMVGVVCHEHIGEERQWTLEEETFAGSIADFVTLAIEAKQRNFAQEALRLTMSQFRAIFERSSIGIGLIDMKAQIVDTNLALCEILGYSREELSGKRFTDYISTQRGDLKLYKQLLSRIRTDLKRTSRVGFQPDKYQEQFAERHRIEMERRCLHQNGSLVWTHISVSVIPGSNGEPEFFLAMIENITERKETELKLLASQEAAEAASRAKSEFLATMSHELRTPLNAIMGLSQLLQQEIVGSLNEKQNEYVSSIYSSGEHLLTLINDILDLSKIEAAKEELLLSPLPVSDLCNYAIWTVRDRASEKGLQLTCKIDVEEDICIGDERRIKQMLLNLLTNAIKFTPAGQVSLVVKKVPQGITFTVSDTGIGIDSNQLQFLFEPFKQLDSRLNRQYEGTGLGLALTRKLARLHGGDVTVTSTLGEGSQFTLFLPNLVDMQTAQNEGYQQDK, encoded by the coding sequence ATGCAGGTGGTGTCAGCTAGAGATATTACAGAGCACAAGCAGGCCCAAGAGGCTTTACAAATCAAAGAAAATCGTCGGCGAAAACAAAGCCAGACGCTGGTACAGCTGGCAAGAAGCAAGACATTTCAGCAAGGTGATCTTAATGCGGCCTTAAGGGAAATCACAGAGACTGCTGCTCGGACGCTCTTGGTGAAGCGAGTTGGTGTATGGTTATATAATCAAGAGCGTTCAAAACTTGAATGCATCGATTTATATGATGTAAGCACCAATAAGCATAGCTTTGGTAACTCACTTTTAGAAAAAAATTATCCCACTTATTTCCAGGCTTTAGAAGAAGAACGTACCATTGCCGTAGATGATGCCATAAACGATATAAGAACCCAAGAATTATCCGAATCTTATCTTTCAGTTTGGGGTATCACATCCCTGTTGGATGCACCGATTTGGCTAGAGGGTCGAATGGTTGGCGTAGTGTGTCACGAACACATAGGCGAAGAACGCCAATGGACTTTGGAGGAGGAGACTTTTGCTGGCTCGATTGCAGATTTTGTGACGTTGGCTATAGAAGCGAAGCAGCGAAACTTCGCACAAGAAGCATTGCGCCTCACTATGTCGCAATTTCGGGCGATTTTTGAGCGTTCTTCTATCGGCATTGGACTTATAGATATGAAAGCGCAGATAGTCGATACTAATCTGGCACTGTGTGAGATTTTAGGATATAGCCGAGAAGAGTTATCCGGCAAGCGCTTTACAGATTACATTTCCACACAAAGGGGAGATTTAAAACTTTACAAACAACTTCTGTCAAGAATTCGCACAGACTTAAAAAGAACTTCGAGGGTAGGCTTCCAACCCGACAAATATCAGGAACAGTTTGCCGAAAGACATCGGATTGAGATGGAAAGACGCTGCCTGCATCAAAATGGTAGCTTAGTTTGGACTCATATCTCTGTTTCTGTTATACCAGGGAGCAATGGTGAACCTGAGTTTTTTCTAGCGATGATTGAGAACATTACTGAACGTAAAGAAACAGAGTTGAAACTTCTTGCCTCTCAAGAAGCAGCAGAAGCGGCCAGTCGGGCAAAAAGTGAATTTTTAGCAACCATGAGTCATGAGTTGCGGACACCTCTCAATGCAATTATGGGTTTGTCGCAGTTGTTGCAACAAGAAATAGTTGGCTCTCTCAATGAAAAGCAGAACGAATATGTAAGTTCTATATATAGTAGTGGTGAACATCTGCTGACACTGATTAACGATATCCTTGATTTATCTAAGATAGAAGCAGCTAAAGAGGAACTGTTACTCTCACCTTTGCCAGTATCAGATTTATGTAATTATGCCATTTGGACAGTGCGCGATCGCGCCTCAGAAAAGGGATTGCAACTCACCTGTAAAATTGACGTAGAAGAGGATATTTGTATTGGTGATGAACGGCGCATTAAGCAAATGCTACTCAACCTGCTCACCAATGCGATTAAATTCACCCCAGCCGGTCAGGTATCGCTGGTAGTCAAAAAAGTACCGCAAGGGATAACGTTTACAGTTTCAGATACTGGAATTGGGATTGACTCAAATCAGCTTCAATTTCTATTTGAACCGTTTAAACAGCTTGATAGTCGGTTAAATCGGCAGTATGAAGGCACTGGTTTGGGTTTAGCTTTAACACGCAAATTAGCGCGTTTGCATGGTGGAGATGTAACTGTTACATCGACTTTAGGAGAAGGTAGTCAGTTCACTCTGTTTCTACCAAATCTAGTTGACATGCAAACAGCGCAAAATGAAGGATATCAGCAAGATAAGTAG
- a CDS encoding cobalamin-binding protein, with amino-acid sequence MTDSNVRIVSLIPGGTEILAALGLVDAIVGRSHECDYPPEILNRPICTEARLNSNASSSQIHNEVNNLLQSALSIYQIKTDVLEQLQPTHILTQDQCDVCAVSLQDVEKAVATLIDSKPQIISLQPNLLQDVWADIQRVGNTFEVDSVKVLENLEARVRICQQKVQGLSLNELPTVACIEWTDPLMVAANWIPELVNLAGGHSLFCATGQPSPILPWETLITTDPDVIVFMPCGFDLNRTRQEANLLTQRPEWEKLHATEAGRVYITDGNSYFNRPGPRLVDSLEILAEILHPEIFQYGYKGTGWETL; translated from the coding sequence ATGACAGATAGTAATGTGAGAATTGTTTCCTTAATTCCCGGTGGAACAGAGATTTTAGCGGCACTAGGCTTGGTTGATGCTATTGTGGGGCGATCGCACGAATGCGATTACCCTCCAGAAATCCTCAATCGCCCCATTTGTACCGAAGCACGCTTAAACTCCAATGCCTCCAGCAGCCAAATTCACAATGAAGTGAACAATTTATTGCAATCTGCTCTCAGTATTTACCAAATCAAAACAGATGTTTTAGAGCAATTGCAGCCTACCCACATTCTGACTCAAGACCAGTGCGATGTTTGTGCTGTCAGCTTACAGGATGTTGAAAAGGCAGTTGCTACACTCATTGACAGTAAACCCCAGATTATTTCTTTACAACCCAATCTTCTGCAAGATGTTTGGGCTGACATTCAACGAGTCGGCAATACCTTCGAGGTAGACTCGGTTAAAGTTCTAGAGAACTTAGAAGCTCGCGTCAGAATTTGTCAACAAAAAGTCCAGGGACTTTCTTTAAATGAACTTCCCACTGTCGCCTGTATCGAGTGGACTGATCCTTTGATGGTAGCCGCCAATTGGATTCCTGAATTAGTTAACTTAGCAGGAGGACATTCTCTATTTTGCGCTACAGGTCAGCCTTCTCCTATTTTGCCGTGGGAAACACTAATAACAACCGATCCAGATGTAATTGTTTTTATGCCTTGTGGCTTTGATTTAAATCGGACTCGCCAAGAAGCCAATTTATTAACTCAACGTCCAGAGTGGGAAAAACTACACGCTACCGAAGCTGGTAGAGTCTACATTACTGATGGCAATTCTTACTTCAATCGTCCAGGGCCGCGACTGGTAGATTCTCTAGAAATTTTGGCAGAAATCTTGCATCCAGAAATTTTTCAATACGGCTACAAAGGAACCGGTTGGGAAACTTTGTAA
- a CDS encoding TMEM165/GDT1 family protein produces the protein MDWHLLGLSFITVFLSELGDKSQLAAIALSGRSNSPRAVFFGAAGALLLTSLLGSLAGGAVAELLPTRLLKAIAAVGFAILAARLLLFNNEPPTDSEQTP, from the coding sequence ATGGATTGGCATCTTTTAGGACTAAGCTTTATTACAGTTTTTTTATCAGAATTGGGTGACAAAAGTCAGCTAGCGGCGATCGCACTTTCAGGGCGTAGTAATTCTCCGCGTGCAGTATTTTTTGGTGCAGCAGGCGCATTGCTGTTGACAAGTCTGTTGGGATCATTAGCAGGAGGTGCAGTAGCAGAATTATTACCTACACGCTTGTTAAAAGCGATCGCTGCTGTGGGATTTGCCATCCTCGCTGCACGTCTGCTGTTATTTAACAATGAACCACCGACGGATTCTGAACAAACACCTTAA